From Stenotrophomonas maltophilia, a single genomic window includes:
- the speE gene encoding polyamine aminopropyltransferase: protein MTDSNNWYIEHFERTGSAIGYRITGKLDEVQSPFQKIEIFQTTDWGNLMTIDGAIMLTSKDNFFYHEMISHPVLFTHAAPKRVVIIGGGDCGTLREVLKHKGVESVTQCDIDEQVTVMARKHFPELCDSNDDARAELLFDDGVAYMANCPAGSVDVVIVDSTDPVGPGEGLFNKAFYESCFKALKDDGILVQQSESPLMQLDLINEMRTEMGKAGFGSFKTLPFPQPCYPTGWWSVTMARKGDSSFDFRQADSAAKTFNTLYYTAALHTGVLVTPPFVQAALKG, encoded by the coding sequence ATGACTGACAGCAACAACTGGTACATCGAACACTTCGAGCGCACCGGCTCGGCCATCGGCTATCGCATCACCGGCAAGCTGGACGAGGTGCAGTCGCCGTTCCAGAAGATCGAGATCTTCCAGACCACCGACTGGGGCAACCTGATGACCATCGACGGGGCCATCATGCTGACCAGCAAGGACAACTTCTTCTACCACGAGATGATCAGCCACCCGGTGCTGTTCACCCACGCCGCGCCCAAGCGCGTGGTGATCATCGGTGGCGGCGACTGCGGCACCCTGCGCGAAGTGCTCAAGCACAAGGGCGTGGAGAGCGTGACCCAGTGCGATATCGACGAGCAGGTCACGGTGATGGCGCGCAAGCACTTCCCGGAACTGTGCGATTCCAACGACGACGCCCGCGCCGAGCTGCTGTTCGACGACGGCGTGGCCTACATGGCCAACTGCCCGGCCGGCAGCGTGGACGTGGTGATCGTGGACTCGACCGACCCGGTCGGCCCGGGTGAGGGCCTGTTCAACAAGGCCTTCTACGAGAGCTGCTTCAAGGCCCTGAAGGATGACGGCATCCTGGTGCAGCAGTCCGAGTCGCCGCTGATGCAGCTGGACCTGATCAACGAAATGCGCACCGAGATGGGCAAGGCCGGCTTCGGTTCGTTCAAGACCCTGCCGTTCCCGCAGCCGTGCTACCCCACCGGCTGGTGGAGCGTGACCATGGCGCGCAAGGGCGACAGCAGCTTCGACTTCCGCCAGGCCGACTCGGCCGCCAAGACCTTCAACACCCTGTACTACACCGCCGCGCTGCACACCGGCGTGCTGGTGACCCCGCCGTTCGTGCAGGCGGCATTGAAGGGTTGA
- a CDS encoding aspartyl/asparaginyl beta-hydroxylase domain-containing protein, with the protein MIKIVIAALFVACVLYIHFRGKVRARWSRQLLDHSSFMAPINVVMYMFSKVPTTPFLDPAKEFPQLEPLRQNWQMIRDEALALRDAQKIAASSTFNDAGFNSFFRRGWKRFYLKWYGPSHPSAKAMCPKTTALLESLPDVRAAMFAQLPSGSELRPHRDPFAGSLRLHLGLATPNNDGCYIEVDGIKKSWRDGEWMMFDETYIHHAHNETPDDRVILFCDIARPLHFGLPGLFNRAVAATLLAGGASPNLPGDPTGGVNKAFGSVYKVRLKAKALRERSVVAYQLIKWGLVVAVIAGIWAL; encoded by the coding sequence ATCATCAAAATCGTCATTGCAGCGCTGTTCGTGGCCTGCGTGCTGTACATCCACTTCCGTGGCAAGGTCCGCGCGCGCTGGTCGCGCCAGTTGCTGGACCACTCCAGTTTCATGGCCCCCATCAACGTGGTCATGTACATGTTCTCGAAGGTGCCGACCACGCCGTTCCTGGACCCGGCCAAGGAGTTCCCGCAGCTGGAGCCGCTGCGCCAGAACTGGCAGATGATCCGCGACGAGGCATTGGCGCTGCGCGATGCGCAGAAGATCGCCGCCTCCAGCACGTTCAACGACGCTGGCTTCAACTCGTTCTTCCGTCGTGGCTGGAAGCGCTTCTACCTGAAGTGGTACGGCCCGTCGCACCCGTCGGCGAAGGCGATGTGCCCGAAGACCACGGCGTTGCTGGAGTCGCTGCCGGACGTGCGCGCGGCGATGTTCGCGCAGCTGCCGTCGGGCAGTGAACTGCGCCCGCACCGCGATCCGTTCGCCGGTTCGCTGCGCCTGCACCTGGGCCTGGCCACGCCCAACAACGATGGTTGCTACATCGAAGTGGACGGCATCAAGAAGAGCTGGCGCGATGGCGAATGGATGATGTTCGACGAGACCTACATCCACCATGCGCACAACGAGACGCCGGATGACCGCGTGATCCTGTTCTGCGACATCGCCCGTCCGCTGCACTTCGGCCTGCCCGGCCTGTTCAACCGTGCGGTGGCAGCCACGCTGCTGGCCGGTGGCGCTTCGCCGAACCTGCCGGGTGACCCGACCGGCGGCGTCAACAAGGCGTTCGGCAGCGTGTACAAGGTGCGGCTGAAGGCCAAGGCGCTGCGCGAGCGCAGCGTGGTGGCCTACCAGCTGATCAAGTGGGGCCTGGTGGTGGCGGTGATTGCCGGTATCTGGGCGCTCTGA
- a CDS encoding RIO1 family regulatory kinase/ATPase, with the protein MYLPALPPSSCGDDAAAPLLLKRGKRFLAPDVYRSCLDGREAVIKDYSRYRGTPVSLIARLMVRREARMLQRLGGWKHAPALLGTLGGLALGMEFIPGQTLSTAQAVGNDVFEQLQHALSRLHAAGITHNDLHGTNVVVSGGVPVLLDFTSAWSVPRWLRRGPLSRQMRRSDMKNLLKIRQRVTGQAPSAAQAALVADPGWVAAVRQGWKRFYRWAKRR; encoded by the coding sequence ATGTATCTCCCTGCACTGCCCCCCTCCTCCTGCGGCGATGACGCCGCGGCACCGCTGCTGCTCAAGCGCGGCAAACGCTTCCTCGCCCCCGACGTCTACCGCAGCTGCCTGGACGGGCGCGAAGCGGTCATCAAGGACTACTCCCGCTACCGCGGCACCCCGGTTTCACTGATCGCCCGGCTGATGGTTCGCCGTGAAGCGCGCATGCTGCAGCGCCTCGGCGGCTGGAAACACGCACCGGCCCTGCTTGGCACCCTCGGTGGCCTGGCACTGGGCATGGAATTCATTCCCGGCCAGACCCTCAGCACCGCCCAGGCCGTCGGCAACGACGTGTTCGAGCAGCTGCAGCACGCGCTCAGCCGCCTGCACGCGGCCGGCATCACCCACAACGACCTGCATGGCACCAACGTGGTGGTCAGCGGCGGCGTGCCCGTGCTGCTGGACTTCACCTCGGCCTGGAGCGTACCCCGCTGGCTGCGCCGCGGCCCGCTGAGCCGGCAGATGCGCCGCAGCGACATGAAGAACCTGCTGAAGATCCGCCAGCGCGTGACCGGCCAGGCGCCGAGTGCCGCGCAGGCCGCGCTGGTGGCCGACCCGGGCTGGGTAGCGGCGGTGCGTCAGGGCTGGAAGCGGTTCTACAGGTGGGCCAAACGCCGCTGA
- a CDS encoding P-II family nitrogen regulator: MKMVMAVIKPFKLDDVREALAERGVTGITVTEVKGFGRQKGHTELYRGAEYVVDFLPKVKLEVAVTDDQVEAVVEAIVKAAGTGKIGDGKVFVYDLGSVVRIRTGELDADAL; this comes from the coding sequence ATGAAGATGGTCATGGCGGTGATCAAGCCGTTCAAGCTCGACGACGTGCGCGAAGCGCTGGCCGAGCGTGGGGTCACCGGGATCACGGTGACGGAAGTGAAGGGCTTTGGTCGCCAGAAGGGCCATACCGAGCTGTACCGTGGTGCGGAGTACGTGGTCGACTTCCTGCCGAAGGTGAAGCTGGAAGTGGCGGTGACCGATGACCAGGTGGAGGCGGTGGTTGAGGCCATCGTGAAAGCTGCGGGCACCGGCAAGATTGGTGACGGCAAGGTGTTCGTCTACGACCTGGGCAGCGTGGTGCGTATTCGTACCGGTGAGTTGGACGCGGACGCGTTGTAA
- the ubiK gene encoding ubiquinone biosynthesis accessory factor UbiK, with protein sequence MIDLNHIDDLARRLSDLVPPGLRESREELQATFKSALQAGLAKLDLVTREEFEVQRAVLLKTREKLDALETAVRELEGRSAAE encoded by the coding sequence ATGATCGACCTGAACCACATCGATGACCTCGCCCGTCGCCTCAGCGACCTGGTGCCGCCGGGCCTGCGCGAATCGCGCGAGGAACTGCAGGCCACCTTCAAGAGCGCGCTGCAGGCCGGCCTGGCCAAGCTCGACCTGGTCACCCGCGAGGAGTTCGAAGTGCAGCGCGCGGTGCTGCTGAAGACCCGCGAGAAGCTGGATGCGCTGGAAACGGCCGTGCGCGAGCTGGAAGGGCGCAGCGCCGCAGAATGA
- the arr gene encoding NAD(+)--rifampin ADP-ribosyltransferase, which translates to MAQDTEWTPVSHDTCDQVAGPFYHGTRADLAVGELLSAGFRSNYRDSVVMNHIYFTTIAKGAGLAAEMARGEGRPRVYVVEPTGPFEDDPNVTNKKFPGNPTRSYRSAQPLRIVGEITEWELYDAEFVRQLRAFVASGSGEIIN; encoded by the coding sequence ATGGCACAGGACACCGAATGGACACCCGTTTCGCATGACACCTGCGACCAGGTCGCCGGGCCGTTCTATCACGGCACCCGCGCTGACCTCGCGGTGGGCGAGCTGCTGAGCGCGGGCTTCCGCTCCAACTATCGCGACAGTGTGGTGATGAACCACATCTACTTCACCACGATTGCCAAGGGCGCCGGGTTGGCTGCGGAGATGGCCCGCGGCGAAGGGCGGCCGCGCGTGTATGTGGTGGAGCCGACCGGGCCGTTTGAGGACGACCCGAACGTGACCAACAAGAAGTTTCCCGGGAACCCGACGCGTTCGTATCGCAGTGCGCAGCCGTTGCGGATTGTGGGGGAGATTACGGAATGGGAGCTCTACGACGCGGAGTTCGTTCGGCAGTTGAGGGCGTTTGTTGCTTCGGGGAGTGGGGAGATCATCAATTGA
- a CDS encoding CPCC family cysteine-rich protein — translation MGDTRRSSGSTTWCSWVSMIDLPCPSCGFLTLEDCYGSFAICPICDWEDDGVQLANPTSAGGANGESLTQAQQNAVSRLPLGVQVANGFRRGNSWRPLSSAEIGRYEALRGGKHWHSKAVSHEGDAYWLSLGVLSI, via the coding sequence ATGGGCGACACCCGAAGGTCCAGTGGTTCAACTACCTGGTGTTCTTGGGTCTCAATGATCGATCTGCCTTGTCCATCATGTGGCTTCCTGACCCTGGAGGACTGCTACGGATCATTTGCCATATGTCCGATCTGCGACTGGGAGGATGACGGAGTGCAGCTTGCCAACCCAACATCCGCCGGCGGAGCCAACGGCGAGTCTCTGACGCAAGCCCAGCAGAATGCTGTTTCCAGGCTCCCTCTTGGCGTCCAGGTTGCAAACGGCTTTCGCCGCGGAAACAGCTGGCGCCCCTTGTCCAGCGCGGAAATTGGGCGCTACGAAGCCTTGAGGGGGGGCAAACACTGGCACAGCAAGGCTGTCTCGCACGAGGGGGACGCTTACTGGTTGAGCTTGGGCGTTCTCTCGATCTAA
- a CDS encoding HlyD family secretion protein gives MELFRKEAETAHADQFGAIIVSTPKAHFAAGVSATALCLAALVLSFHAHYARREQVSGHLVTDTGESRILARRSATVSEVYVREHQHVRKGDPILRLSSEMHTRGGAVHARVEENIENQITSVHASVAATEAALISEQHQLRERVKSLLAQASDLRQQIGYQQQAAEQKQRTLTKLRPLLKDGFVAEYQVQDLESALLDTRAQTSGLHRQLEDISQQQRETSRKLTSLEIDSELKLNDLRREQARLRTSLAQDQSELELVVRAQSDALVSSVLVQPENYVEPGQPIASLIPTPTTLKAEIFIPSTAIGFVHRGTKVAMHYAAFPYQKYGVQYGVVEQVSETPTQPAQLSALLGQQPPAQPMYRAIASLERQQIVTDGQQRALVPGMQLEAALLLEDRSIIAWLLEPITAFRASIQD, from the coding sequence ATGGAACTGTTTCGCAAGGAAGCCGAGACTGCTCATGCAGACCAGTTTGGCGCCATCATCGTTTCAACGCCAAAGGCTCACTTCGCAGCTGGTGTTAGCGCCACTGCACTGTGCTTGGCCGCACTCGTTCTCTCATTCCATGCCCACTATGCTCGCCGGGAACAGGTATCTGGTCATCTAGTTACTGATACGGGCGAGAGCCGGATTCTAGCGCGTCGATCTGCAACCGTCTCAGAGGTGTACGTCAGAGAGCACCAACACGTTCGAAAGGGAGATCCGATCCTGCGGCTATCCAGCGAAATGCACACCCGCGGGGGTGCCGTGCATGCCAGAGTCGAGGAGAACATTGAGAATCAAATCACCTCGGTCCACGCGAGCGTCGCAGCTACCGAGGCAGCGCTGATCAGTGAGCAGCATCAGTTGAGGGAGCGTGTCAAATCTCTTCTCGCCCAGGCATCGGATCTTCGTCAGCAGATTGGCTATCAGCAGCAGGCCGCTGAGCAGAAGCAGCGGACACTGACGAAGCTGCGTCCGCTTTTGAAGGATGGATTTGTGGCTGAGTATCAAGTCCAGGACCTCGAAAGTGCGCTTCTGGATACCCGGGCGCAGACATCAGGCCTGCATCGGCAGCTTGAAGATATCTCTCAACAGCAACGCGAAACAAGCCGCAAGTTGACGAGTCTGGAGATCGATTCGGAACTCAAGTTGAACGATCTTCGGCGAGAGCAAGCGAGATTACGCACCAGCCTCGCCCAGGATCAGAGCGAGCTTGAGCTGGTGGTGAGGGCTCAATCAGACGCGCTAGTCAGCTCCGTTCTTGTTCAGCCAGAGAACTATGTTGAGCCTGGGCAACCTATTGCCTCTCTCATTCCGACACCTACGACGCTGAAAGCGGAAATTTTCATTCCCAGCACGGCAATCGGCTTTGTTCATCGAGGCACCAAGGTTGCCATGCACTATGCGGCATTCCCCTATCAGAAATATGGGGTTCAATACGGGGTTGTCGAACAGGTTTCCGAAACCCCGACTCAACCTGCACAGCTGTCAGCCCTGCTTGGCCAGCAGCCGCCAGCCCAGCCAATGTACAGAGCCATCGCGTCGTTGGAAAGGCAGCAGATCGTGACTGATGGCCAGCAGCGAGCGCTGGTTCCCGGGATGCAGCTGGAAGCTGCGCTTCTGTTGGAGGATCGCTCAATCATCGCTTGGCTACTT